One window of Macrococcus sp. 19Msa1099 genomic DNA carries:
- the glgD gene encoding glucose-1-phosphate adenylyltransferase subunit GlgD: MRSLMGLINLSNEQDYLEELTYFRNGASVPFAGRYRLIDFSLSNIVSSGTDQVAIFVNQKYRSLMDHLGNGDDFGLDDRKSKLFVLPPDWHDPSDISKGDLRHFHNNRDFFIRSNATDVIISGSQLIANTDFKDAFKFHIENDADITLISENVDKLEEMHQPLLRVNNEGSKVTYLNHDSANAHVFTGTYIIKKDKLFEIMDYCIQNYKDNFFFHGIFERIDDLDVTYYDIQEVTMYINSLKTFYKNNLSILEPERYKAIFMKENRIKTKISNQPPTKYIGDCTVLNSIVANGCEIAGHVENSILYRGVCVEPGVTIKNSIIMTNCHIKAGALIENVILDKDVIVNEHQKLIGSQDKPFVVAKRQTI, from the coding sequence ATGCGTTCGCTTATGGGATTAATCAATTTATCAAATGAACAGGATTATTTAGAAGAACTCACGTATTTTCGAAATGGTGCGAGCGTTCCATTTGCAGGGAGATATCGTCTGATAGATTTCAGCCTTTCTAATATAGTAAGTTCGGGTACTGATCAAGTTGCAATCTTTGTCAACCAGAAGTACCGTTCTTTAATGGACCATCTTGGAAATGGTGATGATTTTGGGCTTGATGACCGAAAATCAAAATTATTTGTGCTCCCTCCGGATTGGCACGATCCATCGGATATTTCTAAAGGAGATTTAAGGCATTTTCATAACAACCGTGATTTCTTTATTAGAAGTAATGCAACGGATGTGATTATTTCTGGATCACAGCTGATTGCAAACACGGACTTTAAGGACGCATTTAAATTTCATATAGAAAATGATGCAGATATCACATTGATTTCAGAGAATGTGGATAAGCTTGAAGAAATGCATCAACCATTATTACGTGTAAATAATGAAGGTTCGAAAGTGACATATCTTAACCATGATAGTGCCAATGCCCACGTATTTACTGGAACATATATTATAAAGAAGGATAAATTATTTGAAATCATGGATTACTGCATTCAGAATTATAAAGATAATTTCTTCTTCCATGGTATATTCGAAAGAATAGATGATCTGGATGTCACATATTATGATATTCAGGAAGTGACAATGTATATCAACTCACTTAAGACATTCTATAAGAATAACTTGAGCATTTTAGAGCCTGAACGTTACAAAGCAATATTTATGAAGGAAAATAGAATTAAAACAAAGATTTCTAATCAACCTCCGACAAAATATATTGGCGATTGTACCGTTCTAAATTCGATTGTTGCCAATGGGTGTGAAATTGCAGGACATGTTGAAAACAGTATTCTTTACCGCGGCGTATGTGTTGAACCAGGTGTAACGATAAAAAATTCGATTATTATGACCAATTGCCATATAAAAGCTGGTGCTTTGATTGAAAATGTTATATTAGACAAAGACGTCATTGTGAATGAGCATCAGAAATTAATCGGGTCACAAGATAAGCCGTTTGTTGTTGCGAAAAGACAAACAATTTAA
- a CDS encoding transglycosylase family protein, giving the protein MKKAIMTSTLALALGVTGVSASQADASTETAEANQINKAELANLALNNPSALNENPVHEGAYHYEFTKDGYHFTFDSNGAHWTWEYNHTGSADSEAFSSVTNNNFKQEAPAVQAQAPVAKTPAQTYVAPKAQNYQAQSTYKAPAQTRSATSPVSVNSHLQVIAQRESGGNIRAINPTSGAAGKYQFLQSTWDSVAPAEWRGVSPASAPEAIQDAAAVKLYNTAGPSQWVTA; this is encoded by the coding sequence ATGAAAAAAGCAATTATGACTTCAACATTAGCATTAGCATTAGGAGTAACTGGTGTTTCAGCTTCTCAAGCAGATGCATCTACGGAAACAGCAGAAGCAAATCAAATCAACAAAGCCGAATTAGCAAACTTAGCATTAAACAACCCATCAGCTTTAAATGAAAACCCTGTACACGAAGGGGCTTATCACTATGAATTCACTAAGGATGGCTATCATTTTACCTTTGATTCAAATGGTGCGCACTGGACTTGGGAATATAACCATACTGGATCAGCAGATTCAGAAGCATTCAGCTCAGTAACAAATAACAACTTCAAACAGGAGGCACCTGCTGTACAAGCACAGGCTCCTGTAGCAAAGACACCTGCTCAAACGTATGTAGCACCTAAAGCGCAGAACTATCAAGCACAATCAACATATAAAGCGCCAGCTCAAACACGATCAGCAACTTCACCAGTAAGTGTTAACTCACATTTACAAGTAATTGCTCAACGTGAATCTGGCGGTAATATCCGTGCAATTAATCCTACTTCTGGCGCAGCAGGTAAATACCAATTCTTACAATCTACTTGGGATTCAGTAGCTCCAGCTGAGTGGAGAGGCGTATCTCCAGCATCAGCACCTGAAGCAATCCAAGATGCAGCCGCTGTTAAGTTATACAATACAGCTGGTCCATCTCAATGGGTTACAGCTTAA
- a CDS encoding glycogen synthase, with the protein MKKILFVASECTPFFKSGGLADVIGSLPQYLNQTGDCEVRVILPLYQDLKSEYKEQLKEEMIFQTHVGWRFQYTRILSLKWNGIIYYFVDNMQYFSRDTLYGYDDDGERFVFFSNAVIEFIYRGDYKPDVLHGHDWQAGAAVAFCNIKQPVAGMRTVFTIHNIKYQGMLMYDAFDNLFNLERVHFAGFEWRGMLNLMKAGIFHADKITTVSPSYAEEIKSPYYGEGLEDLLNMRARDLTGIVNGINVKDYNALTDKNIAVNFKSSILKKRENKTILQETFDLPNSAHIPMYAIITRMVEQKGLHLVMRIMEEFIQNEVQLFIMGNGEVEFENYFNYLQEKYPDKVRFYRGFDEQVSRQIYAASDFFIMPSLFEPCGLSQLIALQYRSIPIVRETGGLKDTVIPFNEVSMEGTGLSFANYNAHELLDRLYASLLIYHDENKYKALIKNITKVNHSWDASARQYLDIY; encoded by the coding sequence ATGAAAAAGATATTATTTGTAGCTTCAGAATGTACACCTTTCTTTAAGTCTGGAGGACTCGCTGATGTAATCGGCAGTCTTCCTCAATATTTAAATCAAACAGGTGACTGTGAAGTACGTGTGATTTTACCACTTTATCAAGACTTGAAATCTGAATATAAGGAACAGCTTAAAGAAGAAATGATTTTTCAGACACATGTAGGCTGGCGTTTTCAATATACACGCATTCTATCATTAAAATGGAATGGTATTATATATTATTTTGTTGATAATATGCAGTATTTCAGTCGTGATACACTGTACGGTTATGATGATGATGGAGAACGTTTTGTCTTCTTTTCAAATGCTGTAATAGAATTTATCTATAGAGGAGATTATAAACCGGACGTACTTCATGGACATGACTGGCAAGCGGGGGCGGCAGTTGCCTTTTGTAATATAAAGCAACCTGTTGCTGGAATGCGTACTGTATTCACAATCCACAATATCAAATATCAAGGAATGCTGATGTACGATGCGTTTGACAACCTTTTTAACCTCGAGCGCGTTCATTTCGCGGGTTTCGAGTGGAGAGGCATGCTGAATCTTATGAAAGCAGGTATCTTCCATGCTGATAAGATTACAACAGTATCTCCGAGCTATGCTGAAGAAATTAAGTCACCATACTACGGCGAAGGGCTTGAAGACTTATTGAATATGCGTGCACGTGATTTAACAGGTATTGTCAATGGGATAAATGTTAAAGACTATAACGCGCTTACTGATAAGAACATCGCCGTCAATTTCAAAAGTTCGATACTTAAGAAACGAGAGAATAAGACGATACTTCAGGAAACGTTCGATCTTCCGAATTCTGCTCATATACCGATGTACGCAATAATCACGAGGATGGTAGAACAAAAGGGTCTGCATCTTGTGATGCGTATTATGGAAGAATTTATCCAGAATGAGGTACAGCTCTTTATCATGGGAAATGGCGAAGTAGAGTTTGAAAACTACTTTAATTATCTTCAGGAGAAGTATCCAGATAAAGTACGCTTCTATAGAGGGTTTGATGAGCAGGTTTCAAGACAAATCTATGCGGCAAGCGATTTCTTTATCATGCCGTCACTTTTTGAACCCTGTGGTCTGAGTCAACTGATTGCGCTGCAATATCGCTCAATTCCAATAGTTCGTGAAACAGGGGGGCTGAAGGATACCGTCATTCCATTCAATGAAGTGTCGATGGAAGGTACTGGGTTATCCTTTGCCAACTATAATGCACATGAATTATTAGATAGGCTTTATGCATCATTATTAATCTATCATGATGAAAATAAATATAAAGCTCTGATTAAGAACATCACAAAAGTGAATCATAGCTGGGATGCTTCAGCAAGACAATACTTAGACATCTATTAA
- a CDS encoding glycogen/starch/alpha-glucan phosphorylase, with amino-acid sequence MKTYTKSEFRKVLETKLMNKRTATLEESTDNDIFYAICSILKDEINQAGVDTRHHNIEAKRRQINYLSMEFLIGRLIESNLLNAGLLDVCNEVLTELGRDPKKIYSEENDAGLGNGGLGRLAACFLDSIASLGYMGNGFGIRYRYGLFEQRIVNGTQIELPDNWLQEVYPWETRRIEEAVPVNFGGQVTSEVLEDGNLKFTYSNQETVLAVPYDVGVVGYDNDNVNQLRLWSAELPHDTIDHGDNKNRLEHMQSVERISGFLYPDDSTEEGRFLRLKQQYFLVSSTIQTLINQFKERYQLPVTDFHKYHCIQINDTHPTFGIPELMRILMDEEGLGWDDAWHITTHTFAYTNHTIMQEALEKWPVYQVQNVNPRIFMIINEINERFCKSVYEAHPEMRDKIGDLAVISNNVVHMSKLAIVGSFSVNGVAALHSEIIKDYTFNDFYKLTPEKFNNKTNGITHRRWLMTSNPELSNLISDTIGDNWVKHPQELTQLMHYYNDDAFLDRLAEVKLHNKKALKEVIYNKTGIEVDEHSVFDVQVKRLHEYKRQLLNLLRIIYLYNEIKRKPSIKIQPITFIFGAKAAPGYHIAKEVIKLIHAVANVVNHDTDVDNRIKVVFLENYNVTLAEDIMPAAEISEQISTASMEASGTGNMKMMMNGAITLGTMDGANVEIAELVGKENIFIFGLSSEEVINYQLNGGYRAEDIYKTDSRVKNAMDALINEQFGRNYAFNDLYYHVLTNNDPYFLLKDFNSYIDIHLTAMATYQDKRKWNQMSLTNIMKSGQFSSDRTIQQYATDIWKLN; translated from the coding sequence ATGAAAACATATACAAAATCAGAATTTCGTAAAGTATTAGAAACTAAGTTGATGAATAAACGTACTGCAACCTTGGAAGAGTCTACAGATAACGATATATTCTACGCAATATGCTCTATATTAAAAGATGAAATTAATCAGGCAGGAGTGGATACTAGACATCATAACATTGAAGCTAAAAGACGCCAGATTAACTATCTATCGATGGAATTTCTGATTGGAAGATTAATTGAAAGTAACCTATTGAATGCCGGACTATTAGATGTATGTAATGAAGTACTGACTGAGCTCGGTCGTGACCCTAAGAAAATTTATAGTGAAGAAAATGATGCTGGATTAGGAAATGGTGGTCTTGGCAGACTTGCTGCGTGTTTCTTAGATTCTATCGCCTCTTTAGGGTATATGGGGAACGGTTTTGGTATACGTTATCGCTATGGGTTATTCGAACAGCGTATTGTTAACGGTACACAAATTGAATTGCCAGATAACTGGTTACAGGAAGTATACCCTTGGGAAACAAGAAGAATAGAGGAAGCGGTGCCTGTAAATTTTGGAGGTCAAGTCACTTCAGAAGTACTTGAAGATGGCAATCTTAAATTTACTTATAGTAACCAGGAGACAGTACTTGCAGTGCCATATGATGTAGGTGTTGTAGGATATGATAATGATAATGTCAATCAGCTGCGTCTTTGGAGTGCTGAACTACCACACGACACGATAGATCATGGAGATAACAAGAATCGACTTGAGCATATGCAAAGTGTAGAACGTATTTCAGGTTTCTTATACCCTGATGATTCAACTGAAGAAGGTAGATTCTTACGTCTCAAGCAACAGTATTTCTTAGTTTCATCTACGATTCAGACGCTGATCAATCAATTCAAAGAACGCTATCAGCTGCCTGTAACAGACTTCCATAAGTATCATTGTATTCAGATCAATGATACGCATCCTACATTCGGTATTCCAGAACTGATGCGTATTCTGATGGATGAAGAAGGGCTCGGATGGGATGACGCGTGGCACATTACTACGCACACATTTGCCTATACGAATCATACAATCATGCAGGAAGCGCTAGAGAAATGGCCAGTATATCAAGTTCAGAATGTTAACCCGCGTATCTTTATGATTATCAATGAAATCAATGAACGTTTCTGTAAGAGTGTATATGAAGCACATCCAGAAATGCGTGATAAGATTGGTGATCTTGCAGTCATCAGTAACAATGTGGTTCATATGAGCAAGCTTGCTATCGTCGGTTCTTTCAGTGTGAACGGTGTAGCTGCGCTCCACTCTGAAATTATTAAAGATTATACATTTAATGATTTCTATAAGCTGACGCCAGAGAAATTTAATAATAAGACGAACGGTATAACGCATAGAAGGTGGTTGATGACCTCTAACCCTGAGCTGTCAAACTTAATCAGTGATACTATCGGGGATAACTGGGTGAAACATCCTCAGGAATTAACGCAGTTGATGCATTATTATAATGATGATGCTTTCCTGGATCGATTAGCTGAAGTGAAGCTGCACAATAAAAAAGCACTTAAAGAGGTCATCTACAATAAGACAGGCATCGAAGTAGATGAACATTCTGTATTTGATGTGCAAGTGAAAAGATTACATGAGTATAAGCGACAATTATTGAATTTACTGCGTATTATCTACCTCTATAATGAAATTAAGCGTAAGCCGTCTATAAAAATACAACCGATAACATTTATCTTTGGTGCCAAAGCAGCGCCGGGATACCATATTGCTAAAGAAGTGATCAAACTGATTCATGCTGTTGCAAATGTAGTTAATCATGATACAGATGTTGATAATAGAATTAAAGTTGTATTTCTAGAAAACTACAATGTGACATTAGCTGAAGATATTATGCCGGCAGCAGAAATATCAGAACAGATTTCAACTGCATCGATGGAAGCATCAGGGACAGGTAATATGAAGATGATGATGAATGGTGCGATTACACTTGGTACGATGGACGGCGCGAATGTTGAAATTGCTGAGCTTGTAGGTAAAGAGAATATCTTTATCTTTGGTTTAAGTTCTGAAGAAGTCATTAATTATCAGTTAAATGGTGGCTACCGAGCAGAGGACATCTATAAGACGGATTCACGTGTGAAAAATGCGATGGACGCGCTTATCAATGAACAGTTCGGCAGAAACTATGCATTTAATGACCTGTACTACCATGTACTGACAAACAATGATCCGTACTTCCTGCTTAAAGACTTTAACTCATATATTGATATTCATCTCACTGCGATGGCAACGTATCAGGATAAGAGGAAGTGGAATCAGATGAGCTTGACGAATATAATGAAGTCGGGTCAATTCTCTAGTGACCGAACGATACAGCAATATGCGACTGATATTTGGAAGTTGAATTAA
- a CDS encoding DUF1648 domain-containing protein, translated as MEAVITTIILLCTGLLFLLNARYIRRNILFSVYVPDSKRNDSKVRNIAQTYKRNVFIISILFAVIHLLLMTILQSELQFILFTILIFLLIIAMIWIYRSAFNQMRFLKEKEDWMADIKMYKAVDTSLMDEENSKSSYFYIIQLVMLAAAIIYVAINYNAIPDTIATHWGLNGVPDDWSDKNIITVFFPSGIALFMIFVLWGSSKGLSLYQSNVSPANKEASKKYATDTKRNNEMLLHVISFIMTILFIFILVRPVLFGKEYMPPYIMESIIFISIVVVIFGIVQQISNDKKYRASAALNDKAPYHNEKIIYGDCFIIIKKMITCGYQNYLNLG; from the coding sequence ATGGAAGCCGTTATTACAACTATTATCTTACTTTGTACAGGTCTACTCTTTTTACTGAATGCACGATATATCAGAAGAAATATTCTCTTTAGTGTGTATGTTCCAGACAGTAAGCGTAATGATAGTAAGGTGAGAAATATTGCGCAAACGTATAAACGAAATGTATTCATTATCAGTATATTATTTGCAGTTATTCATTTATTGTTGATGACGATATTACAATCTGAATTGCAGTTTATCCTGTTTACGATACTTATATTCCTATTGATTATCGCAATGATCTGGATATATAGAAGTGCATTTAATCAGATGAGGTTCTTAAAAGAAAAAGAAGACTGGATGGCAGATATTAAAATGTATAAAGCTGTAGATACAAGTTTAATGGATGAAGAAAATTCGAAGTCTTCATACTTCTATATCATACAGCTCGTAATGCTCGCTGCTGCGATTATATATGTTGCAATCAACTACAATGCAATACCTGACACAATTGCGACGCACTGGGGGCTTAATGGTGTACCGGATGATTGGAGTGATAAAAATATAATAACTGTATTCTTCCCTTCAGGCATAGCACTCTTTATGATATTTGTGTTATGGGGTTCAAGCAAAGGGTTATCACTTTACCAGTCAAATGTGAGTCCGGCAAATAAAGAAGCTTCGAAAAAGTATGCGACAGATACAAAGCGCAATAACGAGATGTTACTGCACGTCATATCATTTATTATGACAATTTTATTTATCTTCATTCTCGTAAGACCTGTTCTGTTCGGGAAAGAATATATGCCACCTTATATAATGGAAAGTATTATATTTATATCAATTGTCGTGGTGATATTTGGTATTGTTCAGCAGATTAGCAATGATAAGAAGTATCGTGCCTCAGCCGCTTTAAATGATAAAGCACCGTATCATAATGAAAAAATTATATATGGGGACTGTTTTATTATAATAAAGAAGATGATAACGTGTGGGTACCAAAATTATCTGAATTTGGGATGA
- the tenA gene encoding thiaminase II, which translates to MFTERILKRVEPIWASYLEHPFVKGLGDGSLEKEKFQFWLKQDYVYLIDYAKLMAIGSAKAPDLRVMGIFSKLLHGTLFMEMDLHRSYAKQFGISESELEATEAASVNTAYTSYMLNHVQRGGAEHVTACLLACAWSYNYIGNHLAEQDGALDDNNPYRDWIETYSGEAFTELTNDAIALMDELAEGMPERVLADLEEIIVKTSYYEYMFWEMCEFKAHWDIPVK; encoded by the coding sequence ATGTTTACTGAGCGCATATTAAAGCGTGTCGAACCGATATGGGCTTCTTATCTGGAACATCCTTTCGTTAAGGGGCTAGGTGATGGGTCGCTTGAGAAGGAAAAGTTTCAGTTCTGGTTAAAACAAGATTATGTTTATTTAATTGATTATGCTAAATTAATGGCGATCGGGAGTGCGAAGGCACCTGACCTGCGTGTGATGGGCATATTCTCTAAACTGCTGCATGGTACGTTGTTTATGGAGATGGATTTACATCGCAGCTATGCGAAACAGTTTGGCATTTCTGAAAGTGAATTAGAAGCAACTGAAGCGGCATCAGTGAATACAGCATATACGAGCTATATGCTGAATCATGTACAGCGTGGTGGTGCCGAACATGTTACGGCGTGTCTGCTTGCGTGCGCATGGAGTTATAACTATATCGGGAATCATTTAGCGGAGCAGGACGGCGCATTAGATGATAATAATCCATATCGTGACTGGATTGAAACATATTCAGGGGAAGCATTTACGGAACTTACGAATGATGCAATTGCACTGATGGATGAGCTTGCTGAAGGTATGCCGGAGCGTGTACTTGCAGATTTAGAGGAGATTATTGTTAAAACAAGCTACTACGAGTATATGTTCTGGGAGATGTGTGAATTTAAAGCACATTGGGACATTCCAGTGAAGTAA
- the lepB gene encoding signal peptidase I encodes MLKEIKEWIISILVALVVFYIVHTFLFATYAVNGDSMFPTFKDKERVIINKIATKTDSIDRGDIIVFHTDTKNDYIKRLIGKPGDTVEYKNDKLYINGQYIQEDYLKENRKNKTNEKLTDDFTVDMLVNADGNKKIPEGKYLVLGDNREVSLDSRRELGLIDKSDVVGKVSLRIWPFDAFTRYFFEDNFDKVNK; translated from the coding sequence ATGTTAAAAGAGATAAAAGAATGGATCATATCAATACTTGTTGCACTTGTCGTTTTCTATATCGTACATACATTTTTATTTGCAACGTATGCAGTCAATGGTGACTCTATGTTCCCGACGTTTAAGGATAAAGAGCGCGTGATTATCAATAAGATTGCGACAAAGACAGATAGCATTGATCGTGGAGATATTATTGTCTTTCATACAGATACTAAAAATGACTATATAAAGCGATTGATTGGTAAGCCTGGCGATACGGTTGAATATAAGAATGATAAACTCTATATAAATGGACAGTATATTCAGGAAGATTATTTGAAAGAAAATCGCAAGAACAAGACGAATGAAAAGCTGACAGATGATTTTACTGTAGATATGTTAGTAAATGCGGACGGTAATAAGAAGATTCCTGAAGGTAAATACCTGGTATTAGGAGACAATCGTGAAGTCAGCCTTGATAGTAGAAGAGAATTAGGACTTATTGATAAAAGCGATGTCGTGGGTAAAGTATCTCTGCGTATATGGCCATTTGATGCGTTTACGCGTTATTTTTTCGAAGACAACTTTGATAAAGTGAATAAATAA
- a CDS encoding PTS sugar transporter subunit IIC has translation MDILIGTGFLLLVLVLFTLFTYKAPSGMKAMGALANAAIATFLVEAFQKYVGGNIFGIKFLEELGDTAGSLGGVAAAGLVALSIGVSPVYALIIAASCGGLDLLPGFVAGYVVGYVMKYAEKYVPEGVDLIVGIIIIAPLARMLAMLVTPLVNNTLIKIGEVIQQSTDASPLVMGFVLGGIITVVGTAPLSSMALTALLGLTGLPMAIAAMVSFSSAFINSTMFYKLKLGDRASILAVGIEPLSQADIISLNPVPIYSCNFIGGALAGMVIAHSGMINDAPGTASPLAGFLVMFGFNEPLQIIGWGSVIAVICLIVGLVGSRIFKSYPLRRKSEFI, from the coding sequence ATGGATATTTTGATTGGAACAGGTTTCTTACTCCTTGTCCTTGTGCTGTTTACGTTATTTACGTATAAAGCACCATCTGGTATGAAGGCGATGGGGGCATTAGCGAATGCCGCGATTGCAACATTTCTTGTCGAGGCGTTTCAGAAATACGTTGGTGGAAATATATTCGGAATAAAGTTTCTAGAAGAATTAGGAGATACAGCCGGAAGTCTCGGTGGTGTAGCAGCAGCTGGTTTAGTTGCTTTATCTATTGGTGTATCTCCCGTTTATGCACTCATTATAGCAGCAAGCTGTGGTGGCCTTGATTTATTACCCGGGTTCGTTGCAGGGTATGTCGTTGGTTATGTTATGAAATATGCTGAAAAATATGTGCCTGAAGGTGTTGATCTAATTGTAGGAATTATTATTATCGCACCGCTTGCACGGATGCTAGCAATGCTTGTTACACCATTAGTAAATAATACGCTAATTAAAATTGGTGAAGTGATACAGCAATCTACAGATGCGAGTCCGCTGGTTATGGGATTTGTGCTTGGTGGTATTATTACGGTTGTAGGAACTGCACCACTGAGTTCGATGGCTCTAACAGCACTACTTGGTCTGACAGGGTTACCGATGGCGATTGCTGCAATGGTATCATTCAGTTCAGCGTTTATTAATTCAACGATGTTCTATAAATTAAAGTTAGGAGATCGTGCCTCTATCTTAGCTGTTGGCATCGAACCGTTATCACAGGCAGATATTATATCCTTAAATCCTGTACCGATCTATTCTTGTAACTTTATCGGTGGTGCACTTGCGGGTATGGTTATTGCACATTCTGGAATGATTAATGATGCACCTGGAACAGCGAGTCCTCTAGCTGGATTTTTAGTGATGTTCGGCTTTAACGAACCACTTCAGATTATTGGATGGGGTAGCGTTATTGCGGTAATCTGTCTAATTGTTGGGCTAGTAGGAAGCCGTATATTTAAATCTTATCCTCTGCGCAGGAAATCAGAATTTATATAA
- a CDS encoding GntR family transcriptional regulator — protein sequence MLIIYIELNEESTTPVYLQLANAIIANIASENAVPYDALPSSRSLARGLQINMHTVNKAYHYLEDKGLILVQPKSGAIIHPDALKAASKAEQEDLLERLKPIIDEAKCKQVDISDLLKKLEERE from the coding sequence GTGTTGATAATATATATTGAATTAAATGAAGAGAGCACGACTCCTGTATATTTGCAGCTTGCGAATGCGATAATTGCGAATATAGCATCAGAAAATGCAGTGCCATATGATGCGTTACCTTCAAGCAGAAGTTTAGCTCGTGGATTACAAATTAACATGCATACTGTGAATAAAGCATACCATTACCTGGAAGATAAGGGGTTGATACTCGTTCAGCCTAAGTCAGGTGCGATCATTCATCCGGATGCATTGAAGGCTGCTTCGAAAGCCGAACAGGAAGATTTGCTGGAACGATTAAAGCCGATAATTGATGAAGCGAAATGCAAGCAGGTCGATATATCAGACTTATTAAAAAAATTAGAGGAGCGTGAATAA
- a CDS encoding glucose-1-phosphate adenylyltransferase: protein MSNEVVGMLLAGGKGTRLGQLTKNIAKPAVPFGGKYRIIDFTLSNLSNSNISTVGVLVQYAPLMLNRHIGLGKPWSLDKQDGGVTVLAPFADQEGASWFEGTADAITKNIHFIDQYDPEYLLILSGDHIYQMDYQQMLDFHKEKQADATISVIEVPIEEASRFGILNTEEDLKIYEFDEKPEHPKNNLASMGIYIFSWKVLREYLIADEQDTQSEHDFGNDIIPKMLDANKLLYAYRFEGYWKDVGTIQSYWEANMDLLEEDLKELLNSKSWPTYSHEENLPPQYVGTQANIDDSLVCPGSFIFGHVDHSVLFSEVMVGEGAIVQDAIIHPKTVIGKECTIRKAIIMDNLIIPDGVTIDGTNEQEPIVVGPKNIHKFTGGHA from the coding sequence ATGTCAAATGAAGTTGTTGGAATGTTACTTGCAGGTGGAAAGGGAACGAGATTAGGTCAGCTGACAAAAAATATTGCAAAGCCAGCAGTGCCCTTTGGAGGAAAGTATCGCATCATTGACTTTACATTAAGTAATTTATCGAACTCAAATATATCGACAGTAGGAGTGCTTGTTCAGTACGCACCACTAATGCTGAACCGACATATTGGATTAGGAAAACCGTGGTCGCTTGATAAGCAGGATGGTGGCGTTACTGTGCTTGCTCCATTTGCTGATCAGGAAGGCGCTTCGTGGTTTGAAGGTACTGCCGATGCAATTACAAAGAACATCCATTTTATCGATCAGTATGACCCGGAATATTTACTGATTCTTTCAGGAGATCATATTTATCAGATGGATTATCAGCAGATGCTCGATTTCCATAAAGAAAAGCAGGCCGATGCGACGATTTCTGTAATTGAAGTGCCGATTGAAGAAGCAAGTCGCTTTGGAATACTAAATACTGAAGAGGATCTTAAGATTTATGAATTCGACGAAAAACCAGAACATCCAAAGAATAATCTTGCGTCGATGGGAATCTATATCTTTAGCTGGAAAGTTTTACGTGAGTATTTAATCGCAGATGAACAAGATACGCAATCTGAACATGACTTTGGTAACGACATCATCCCCAAAATGCTGGATGCTAACAAACTTCTTTATGCGTATCGATTCGAAGGATACTGGAAGGACGTAGGTACGATACAGTCCTATTGGGAAGCGAATATGGATTTACTAGAAGAAGATTTAAAAGAGCTGTTAAACAGCAAGTCATGGCCAACGTATTCTCATGAAGAAAACTTGCCGCCACAATATGTAGGTACTCAAGCAAATATCGATGATTCACTCGTCTGTCCAGGGTCATTTATCTTTGGTCATGTCGATCATTCAGTGCTGTTCAGCGAAGTTATGGTAGGCGAAGGTGCTATCGTTCAGGATGCAATCATCCATCCAAAAACTGTAATCGGTAAAGAATGTACAATCAGAAAAGCAATTATCATGGATAACCTTATCATTCCAGATGGTGTTACGATTGACGGAACAAATGAGCAGGAACCGATTGTTGTTGGTCCTAAAAATATTCATAAATTTACAGGAGGTCATGCATAA